A window of Candidatus Delongbacteria bacterium contains these coding sequences:
- a CDS encoding N-acetyltransferase yields MMIIRNEEERDFRTVEEITKRAFWNLHSPGCNEHYLVHVMRDHEDFIPELDYVLEIDGKIVGNIMYTKAKLVNDENIEKEILTFGPVSVDPQYQRKGYGKILIEHSILKAKELGYSYIVIFGNPSNYVSLGFKSCKRFNIYVGDEIYPTAMLVKQIAEDCLGDKKWNYMESEVYSIDEKQVEIFDMGFEEMEKLENDKQEEFYILSNSSIG; encoded by the coding sequence ATGATGATTATTCGTAATGAAGAAGAAAGAGACTTTCGAACAGTAGAAGAGATCACTAAAAGAGCATTCTGGAATTTACATTCTCCAGGTTGTAATGAGCACTATCTGGTTCATGTTATGCGAGATCATGAAGATTTTATACCTGAGTTAGATTATGTCTTAGAGATTGATGGAAAAATAGTTGGTAATATAATGTACACTAAAGCTAAACTAGTAAATGATGAGAATATTGAAAAGGAGATTCTTACTTTTGGTCCTGTTTCAGTTGATCCTCAATATCAAAGAAAAGGGTATGGAAAAATTTTAATTGAGCACAGTATATTGAAAGCCAAAGAACTTGGTTATAGCTATATCGTAATTTTTGGGAATCCAAGTAATTATGTAAGTTTAGGATTTAAAAGCTGTAAAAGATTCAATATTTATGTTGGTGATGAAATTTATCCTACTGCTATGCTTGTTAAACAGATTGCTGAAGATTGTCTTGGCGACAAAAAATGGAATTATATGGAAAGTGAAGTCTATTCGATTGATGAAAAGCAGGTAGAGATTTTTGATATGGGTTTTGAGGAAATGGAAAAACTGGAAAATGATAAACAGGAAGAGTTCTATATATTGAGTAATTCTAGTATAGGTTAG
- a CDS encoding SUMF1/EgtB/PvdO family nonheme iron enzyme: MKRIVFLIWILIFIAYAAPTSDNGSVVTNEDTDLVFNAGDFPITGGTLNSIKIVNLPTRGSLYLDENGDNNIDFTESVSVNQVISSDDITKLKFEPEPQKYAVPYTSFLFKVNDGIDFSELAYAMFISVNPVNNQPENTVPPSIATELQIRIGGTVSANTGVWNDDTDNPENSVTVNPNELGFGNVVIDESKELVFAITGNDLTTDVTVTAPNGFQVSKTSGSGFSSSVNYTPSSGGVSGMVFVKFNPTEVKAYNYNLSVASTGAEIQYVAVTGTGMAKSMNLVQGGTFQMGDEVGDLGSACLPIHQVTLSSFYIGKYEITQAEWETVMTGNSNGISANPSNFTGSNKPVEQVSWYDILVFCNRKSIQEGLTPVYSISSSTNPDNWGSVPTNSSSTWDAVICEWTGNGYRLPTEAEWEYAARGGKDSFGYSYAGSNDIDTVAWYDTNSGNTTHPVGCKTPNELGLYDMSGNVWEWNWDCYINYTEDPQTNPFGQITGSNRVLRGGNFCYSAITSRVALRDVRSPTSKIGNLGFRLARSIVE; encoded by the coding sequence ATGAAGAGAATTGTTTTTCTAATATGGATTTTAATTTTCATTGCCTACGCAGCTCCGACATCAGATAACGGATCTGTCGTAACTAATGAAGATACTGATTTAGTTTTTAATGCAGGCGACTTTCCAATTACTGGTGGCACTCTTAATAGTATTAAGATTGTAAATTTACCAACAAGAGGAAGTTTGTATCTTGATGAAAACGGTGATAACAATATTGATTTTACTGAAAGTGTTTCAGTAAATCAAGTTATATCCAGTGATGATATAACAAAACTAAAATTTGAACCTGAACCACAGAAGTATGCTGTCCCTTACACTTCGTTTCTATTTAAAGTAAACGATGGTATTGATTTTAGTGAATTAGCTTATGCAATGTTTATTTCTGTAAATCCTGTTAACAATCAACCAGAAAATACCGTTCCGCCATCAATAGCTACTGAATTGCAAATAAGAATTGGTGGAACAGTATCTGCAAATACTGGTGTATGGAATGACGATACAGATAATCCAGAAAATTCGGTTACAGTAAATCCCAATGAATTAGGTTTTGGAAATGTTGTAATTGATGAGTCAAAAGAACTGGTTTTTGCTATAACAGGTAATGATTTAACCACTGATGTTACAGTGACAGCTCCTAATGGTTTTCAAGTTTCAAAAACAAGTGGTAGCGGGTTTTCTAGTTCAGTGAATTATACTCCTTCGAGTGGTGGAGTGAGTGGGATGGTATTCGTTAAATTTAATCCGACAGAAGTAAAAGCCTACAATTATAATCTTTCTGTTGCTAGTACAGGTGCTGAAATACAATATGTAGCAGTTACAGGTACAGGAATGGCTAAATCAATGAACTTAGTCCAAGGAGGTACTTTCCAAATGGGTGACGAAGTTGGAGATTTAGGTAGTGCTTGTCTTCCAATCCATCAAGTAACACTTAGTTCTTTTTATATCGGTAAATATGAAATTACTCAGGCTGAATGGGAAACGGTAATGACTGGAAATTCTAATGGTATTTCAGCAAATCCATCTAATTTTACTGGATCAAATAAACCAGTTGAACAAGTTAGTTGGTATGATATTTTAGTATTTTGTAATAGAAAAAGTATTCAGGAAGGGTTAACTCCTGTTTATAGTATAAGTAGCTCTACTAATCCGGATAATTGGGGATCTGTACCAACAAACAGTAGCTCTACTTGGGATGCAGTTATTTGTGAATGGACTGGAAATGGATATAGACTTCCTACTGAAGCTGAATGGGAATATGCTGCAAGAGGTGGTAAGGATAGTTTTGGTTACTCATATGCAGGGAGTAACGATATAGATACTGTAGCTTGGTATGATACTAACTCCGGTAACACTACTCATCCTGTAGGTTGTAAAACGCCTAACGAGCTTGGTCTTTATGATATGAGTGGTAATGTTTGGGAATGGAATTGGGATTGTTATATAAATTATACAGAAGATCCACAAACTAATCCTTTTGGACAGATAACTGGTTCTAATCGTGTTTTACGAGGTGGTAATTTTTGCTATAGTGCAATTACCAGCCGTGTAGCATTACGAGACGTCAGGTCCCCAACAAGTAAAATTGGTAATCTCGGATTTCGTTTAGCTCGTTCCATAGTTGAATAA